The sequence CAACGGCAACTTCGCCGATACCTACTACATCTACAGCGGCCCGCTGGTGTTTATGGCGGCGGTGGCGCTGCTGGTGTGGGTGAAACACTGTTTGCCGCAGCCGATCGGCTGGCTGAGCACGTTCTCCCGCCATTCGCTGGCGATCTACGGTTTTCACGCCCTTATCGTCAACGTGATGCGTAGCCGGCACCTGGATTTCACCGGCCACCCGCTGCTGGATATCTTCTGGGTGTTCGGCGTGGCGCTGGGGCTCAGCCTGCTGCTGTCTGTCGGCCTGCAGCGGCTGGATACCCGCCGGCTGGTGTCATAGCGGCGAGCGCTGGCGCTGCTGGGCGCGGCGCAGCTGCCGCCCGGAAGAAAAGCCGGCCGCCAGCGCGGCCTTCTCCAACCCATATCCTTGCTGCAGGCGCTGTTGCGCCACCGCCAACCGCAGCTGCTCATGATACTCCCGCACGCTGATGCCGACGTGGTTGCGAAACAGCCGCGCCAGGTGGCGGCTGCTGACGTGCGCCTTCTCCGCCACCTGCGGCACCGACCAGTCGGCCTCCGGCTCGGCGGCCATCACGTCCTGCGCGCGGTGTACCGCCGGGTGCAGGTGGTTGCGATAGCGCAGCCAGGGCGACAGCTGCGGATCGTCCCCGGCACGGCGGAAATAGACCACCATATCGCGGGCGACGTCGCGCGCCCGGCCGGAGCCGCAGTGGCGGTGGACCAGGTGCAGCGCCAAATCGATGCCGGTGGTGATGCCCGCGCTGGTGTAGACGCCGCGATCTTCGACGAAGATACGGTTCTCTTTCACCTGCGCCG comes from Serratia sarumanii and encodes:
- a CDS encoding GlxA family transcriptional regulator; this encodes MSQAVYFLLLPNVLSLDVSGPAETLRLAGQFSLRYLSPAPQIVCSIGMTLSGLQPLPERLEDGAILVLPGVGDSQRYFAGEEAEQARRWLATLRPDLQRQRITLVCICSGALLAAQAGLLDGYQCTTHHDVIERIRRQAPAAQVKENRIFVEDRGVYTSAGITTGIDLALHLVHRHCGSGRARDVARDMVVYFRRAGDDPQLSPWLRYRNHLHPAVHRAQDVMAAEPEADWSVPQVAEKAHVSSRHLARLFRNHVGISVREYHEQLRLAVAQQRLQQGYGLEKAALAAGFSSGRQLRRAQQRQRSPL